The sequence TTGCCGTAACATCTACACTTCTTGGTCGTGCCAAAGCCACAATGATAGATGATAAAGCCAATAGTCTTAAAACAAACAACAAAGGCTTCAATCTTGACAACAATGTTTTAGCATGCATAAAAGGAGCTAAAGAACTCATCTTGATTGTCGCTGTTTGTTTTTTTCTTGTAAAAAAATACCATGCAATTGCAAAAGGCAACAACAAAAACAACCAAAAAAATTCTGGATGTAAAAAAGTCACATTTTTCATTTTCCTGATGTGTTTTTAAGTTCAACTGAATGCATTACTCTTTCCATAATTTCTCTTGCATATTCATCTTCTTCCTTATAAACAACAAACAATTCTTGAGCACCACCAGCTTGTGCAAAAACAATAAATTCATAATTCATTTTTTGTTCTTCACCTTCTGTTGGGTTACCTACTATAAAAGTACCATATACTTTTTTACCTGTTAAGCCTTTTGCATCTTCATAGTCTTCTTCTTTATGCGAGATATTTTTTGCACCCAATAATTCTAGTTGTCTTAAACCATCTTCTAAAGCTAAATCTAAATCAACTACTGTTGTGTCTTTAAATGCAGTTGTGTTTAGAACAATTGAAAAATTATCAAGTATACTTCCATACATGAATTTCGCATTTGCTCTTACATGTTCGGGTAAATTATTTTGAATTCTTTCATCGCTTATTCTTTCTAAAACTTTCGGTGTAGAGATTACAATCGCAGGATCACCATACTCTGATGTTACCCATTCTTCATTTAATAATGATTTTGCATTGTGTCCTAACCAATTCTCTCTAACATAATCTGTTCCCTTGCTTACTCCTACAAAAACACCTCCTATTACAAGCAAGAAGAAAACAACTGACAACGGTATAAGTATTCTTTTAGACTTTTGAGCACGCTCACTTTTGCGTTTTAATTCTTCTGTAAACAAACCTACAGTTTCTTCTTCTGTTCTTGGAATTGCTTTATCTATAGACATCAGAAATGAGTTAATCATTTTTTTGTCGTTTTCAATTTCGAAATCTAATGGTTTCGATTTTGCAAATTTCACTAAATCAGCATTAGACATTACTCTTTTAAATTTATCTAAAGCATCTTGACTTAATTTTATTCTTTTATCTCTTACTGTAACCCTAAGTATTTCATAAAGTTCATTAGATGTGCTTTCCATTGCTGGAATATTTACGGATTCCTCAAGATAATTTCTCGCAATATCTGTTAATTCTGAATAATACGTCTTTGTATCTCCTTTTTGCCAAAGTTCTTTTTCTTCTAGTATTTTCAAATGAGACAATGCTTTTTCAATTGGAGAAGCATAAACTATATCTTCTTTTTTATTTTTTTTAACTTGATATTTTTTTATTAAAAAGTAAAGCAAAAGCCCTAATAAAAGTATTCCAATTATTCCTAGCAACACATATATCCAAAAATAATCAGCTGGTTTTTCAACGGATATAATTTCTTTAATATCATACATCTGTTGTTTTAATGTATCTACCACTATGTTATTAACAACAATTGCAAATGAATCAGTACGAATTGTTTTTTTATTAATTATTACTTGAAGTGGTGGAATTACATATCGACCTGAATCAAATTGTGTTAATCCGTATTTTTTAATTAATTCTAATTCATTATTGTTTTTTATAGAATCGATTGGATAAGATTCTAACACTTCTAATTGTCCGAAAAAAGGACTTTCTGGAAAAGTAACTTTATCCTTTTTAGTAACCTTCGCTTTGATTGTTAAATTAAATTGTGAACCAATTTTAATTTGAGTAGAATCGATATTTGATTGTATCGATTGTGAAAAAGCAAACGAACTAATGAACAGATAAAATAGTATGTGTATTTTTTTCAACATCTTAATTTCTTGCTTTAAAGTAACCTAAAAGTTTTTTTACATAATTTTCATCGACTCTTGAACTCACTGTTCCAGAACCACATTTTGAAAAAGTTTCTGTAAAATACTTCACATTTTCTTTATAATATTTTTCATAATTCATTCGTACACTTTTAGAGTTCGTATCAACTAAAAAGGAACTTCCCGTTTCTGCATCTAACATATTAACCATTCCTAAATTAGGAATAGATTCTTCTCTTTTATCAAAAACTCGTATGCCCGTTAAATCATGTTTTTTCGATGCAATTTTTAAAGTATTCTCATAGTCTTTAACCATAAAATCTGAAATCAAAAAAACAATTGCTTTCTTTTTCATGATGCTTGACAAAAATTTAAGTGCTTGTGCTAGATCTGTCTTTTTACTTTTTGGCTTGAATTCAATTAACTCACGAATAATTCTTAGAACATGTGATTTTCCTTTTTTAGGAGGAATATATAGCTCTATACTGTCTGAAAAAAGTATTAACCCAACTTTATCATTATTTTGGGTTGAAGAAAAAGCTAATGTTGCTGCAATTTCTGTAACAATTTCACTTTTAAATTGATTGGTTGTACCAAAACTTTCAGAACCACTACAGTCAACCATTAACATCATGGTTAACTCTCTTTCTTCTTCAAAAACTTTTACATAAGGTTCATTATAACGTGCTGTTACATTCCAGTCGATTGCCCTAACATCATCTCCATATTGATATTGACGGACTTCCGAAAAAGTCATTCCTCTTCCTTTAAACGATGTGTGATATTCTCCCGAAAAGATATGATTGCTCAATCTTCGGGTTTTTATTTCAATTTTTCGAACTTTCTTTAGAATTTCTTTCGTATCCATTTTATTTAGTAATTAGTGGTTAGTAATTAGAATTAGTCAATACACAATAATGTTTATTACTAATCGCTTGTTACTAGTTATTACTAAGGCACTTCTACTTCGTTTACGATTTTATTAATAATGTCTACTGAAGTAATATTTTCTGCTTCAGCCTCATAAGTAATACCAATTCTATGACGCAATACATCATGAACTACCGCTCTTACGTCTTCAGGAACGACATAACCTCTTCTTTTTATGAATGCGTAGCATTTTGCAGCAACAGCTAAATTAATACTTCCACGAGGAGATGCTCCAAAACTTATTAATGGTTTTAAATTTTCTAATTTATATTTTTCTGGATAACGTGTTGCAAAAACAATATCTAATATATATTTTTCAATTTTCTCATCCATATATACTTCTCTAACCGCTTGTTGCGCTCTAATAATTTGTTCTACAGAAACAACTGGGTTAACCTTAGCATATTCACCTGCTAAATTTTGACGAATAATCATTCTTTCGTCTTCCATTTTTGGATAGTCTATAACCGTTTTCAACATAAAACGGTCCATTTGAGCTTCTGGTAGTGGATAAGTTCCTTCTTGTTCTACTGGATTTTGAGTTGCCATAACCAAAAATGGTTTATCTAACTTAAAACTTTCATCTCCAATTGTAACTTGTTTTTCCTGCATCGCCTCTAATAGTGCCGATTGCACTTTTGCTGGTGCACGATTAATTTCATCGGCTAATACAAAATTTGCAAAAATTGGTCCTTTCTTAATTGTAAAATCATTGTCTTTTACACTATAAATCATTGTACCAACAACGTCAGCTGGCAAAAGATCAGGTGTAAATTGAATTCTACTAAACGACCCTTTAACAGCTTGTGAAAGTGTATTAATTGCCAATGTTTTCGCTAATCCTGGAACACCTTCCAAAAGAATATGTCCTTGTCCTAGAAGACCAATAAGTAATCTTTCGATCATATATTTCTGACCAACAATCACTTTATTCATCTCCATTGTTAGTAAATCTACAAACGCACTTTCTCTTTCTATTTTCTCATTAATTGCACGAATGTCTAAAGCAGCTGTATTTTCTTCCATTGTCATATAATTTTGTGTCAAATTTTCAAAAAATAATTAACAATTCAAAATTGAAAATTAATTTAGGACTACGATGTTAATATACCGTTAAAAAAAACAACAAAACTAGTGTTTTGAGACTTATTTATGATTTTATTTTTATTTTTTTAAGAAATGTTAATACAAAAATCATCAATTGAGAAATAAACAGATACTAATCAACGCTTTAACCATATTTTTAAAAATATATTTAAAAAACATAAAAAAAGCACATTTTAGAAAATGTGCTTTAAACTTTTTGAGTTTATTAGTTAGCTATAATGTTTCAAAAGAATATGTAATTGAAGCATTATTACTTGCTCCTTTCTTTAATTGATTAACATTTTGCTTTCTAATAATATAATATTGATCAATTTCATCATCTGAATCTTTAGACCAATTTCCTTTTATTGCGTCAAGAACTGAAGTTACAGTATTTACGACAAACGGAGTCCAAACTACATCGCCTGTTCCAATTGTTACTCCTGTTCCAATCGCTTTTATAACAATATTTATAACTGTTGCATAATCAAATCCTGAATCTTCTTCCATGATAATCATAGTTGCTGCATTTCTTGTATGCTCATTCCAGAAAACGAATGGTTGTTCTGGAGTATAAAGTACATTTTTTTTCTTAATGTATGGCATTTGCAAAACTCTAAGAGGTGGTACAGATGGATCATTGAAATTTTTATCAAAATTAAAAACAATCGCATAAATTTCTGGGTTACCTTTAAACCAAGGTTCCTCTACATCTGCTAGTTTTATAGCGTCTATTTTATTAAAATCTACAGCAGTAGACTTGTTAGCAACATTATCCGTTAACTTGTAATCATATCCTCTTTTCTTAAGCTCTTCATTGAACGAATTCATGTTTTTTTGAAACTCAAATTTACCATGTTGATCTATAAAAAGCATCGGTTTATCGCTTGGTTTCAAAGCATCTACAATTATTTTATTTCCGTTAATATCTACTCCTTCTAATTTTTTAACATTATCATCAATTGGTACAAAAAGAATCTGTAAGTCATTTAGAAAATTAGAATTCATTTTCTCTTGATTATAAACAAAGCACTCTAAAATTCCTTCTTTTCTAATCTCTTCAGAAATAAATTCTTCATCATTTTTCATGTTTAAAGAATTAAAAACTTCAGTAAGCAATACCTCGTTTTGATCTTTAAACTTCTCATTACTAAACAGATTTATTCCACTTGAACTTTTTATCGAATTTGCAATATATTTTGCTAATTCAATTTTGTCCGAAGATAAATAACTCGATTCATTGCTTTCGTTTTCAACAACTGGTTCGTTGTTACAAGAAAAGAAAAAAGTAGATATTGCTAAAAGCGAAGCAATTTTTCTAAAGTTTGTTTTCATAATTTTCAATGTTTAGTTTAATTAATACTATTTGTTTTTTTGATTTTAGTACTGTAAAACTACGATACTACTACAATAATTCGGATACAGAATAATTGCCTTTGTTGTTAAAGTTTATTCGTTATTTTTAACACACTAATATCTCACAATCAACATTATAATTTATATTTAAAAGATTTTGAATCCGCTGAAATAAAACAGTAAATTAGTAGCAAATTATTTCTAAAGATGCTAAATAAAAGATTACTGATAAAAAATTTATTAGCCCATAATGACGAGAATAGTTTTTATGATAAAAAGCGGCAATTAAACTTACACAGCAAAGAAGGAAAAGCAAAATTTTTAAAACACATTTGCGCTTTATCAAACTCTAATCCGGCAAACAATTCATATATTGTTGTTGGTGTTGAAGATGAAAACAATGAAATTGTTGGTGATGATTTTTTTGATGATAGTAAAATTCAAAACCTTGTCAATGCCTATTTAGAAAACCCTCCTAAAATTCAATATGAAAATATTCCTTTCCCTAACTTACCTTTAAACAAAGTCATCGGGTTAGTAACAATTATGCCAAAAAGTAAAACATCTCGTTTTAAAAAAGGAATTCATACAATAATTGCTAATACTATTTTTATACGCATTGGAAGTAACTCCACACCAACTGAAGAAAAAGTGAGATTTTCAAAAACAAACATTGAAACATTAATTAGTATTGAAAACAATTCGAGAAACAGCATTAAACACACTTTAGATGGTGTTTTAGACTTTATTAACAATAGACACAAAGATTTACATTCCGACTATAACGTTTTTAAAGAATTGTTTGTTGTTTGCTGGGCTGGAAATAAGAAAAAAGTCCGGGACAAAACTTTCTATTCTAGGGTAGACATTGAGCTTATTAACGAACAAATAAAGCTTTTCTACTCAACACAAGATGATGTTACTATTGATTATGATGAAACTTCCTTTGTTATTACAGAATATATTGCCTTAGGAATTAACGACAAAACAAGTTATTATCCGTTAGAAAAAGTAACAATTACCTTTTTTGATAATGGATATTACAAAATCGATTCTGAAATGATTTTCACACCTCCTTTATACAACAAGAGAATACTTCATCACATATACAACTCTACTATTAGCTTGATAAAAAAATTAGAAAACAACACCTCATTAAGCAAAAGAGAATTAAAAGATGTAGAGAACATCTCATCAACTCTTATGATTTGTTATTGGAATGGATTTGATGATGCTAAAACTAGATTAATAAACACTAAAAACCATCTTAAAAGACATAATTCAAGCGAAGCTTATACTAGCTTTAAAGAAACAATGAGAATTTTAAGAAAAATGAAATACAATTAGTTGAAATTATGATTGCTTTCTTTGTTATTTCTAAAAAATATCAACATTGAATAGGCAACAATAATGACGACACCTAAAACATAGACTATTTTTAGCTGCGTACTATACTCTAAAAGCAAAAGCTTAGTCTCAAATTCATGAAAGAGTAAATTATATAATAATTCCATAACAGCACAAAACCATAATAAACTTACTATTAACAATAATATTAGAGTTTTTATAAAATAGGATGGTTTATTAAATATTTTCATAAATGTTGCTATTACACAACATAAATTTACAAACTAATTAACATACAATTTTACAACTTTATTATAGATTTTGTTAAACATTTACTTACACAAAACCATGTTTCTTAGCTTCTCTAACAATATCTTCATCAGAACCACCTTTTACACAAAAATAATCTTTTATCTGTGCTTTTCTTTTATCTATAGAGCTTTGAGCAAGGTTAACATAGTTAGGTAGGTTTTTAGACAAAACACCTTGCGCTAATAAAGAAATTATTGTTCTATTGCTTTCGTCTAAGAATACATTATTCCTTACAGCTAGCATTTCTTGAATACTTTCATTCACAGTTTTACTAACATATTTTTCTTTGTTAATAATAACTTCAAATGCTTTTAAGAATTCATCTGCTGTGAAATCACTTTTAACCAATAGTCCATCTGGGTCTATCGTTTTTTGTATATCGAATAAAATGAATGCTTCTGCATGCGAAGTAAGCATTACAATTTTTGCGAATGGATATTTTTTTCTTGCAAACAAGGCAAGATCTTGTCCAGAGTTCATATTAGCTACTTCATAAGGAGGCAGACTTAAATCTAAGAAAATCATATCAAACTCATAAATATCTTCAGATTGAGACATTCTTTTGTATGCAGTTTCACAATCAAAAGCTGGTGTAACATTAATTTTGTACCCTAACTCATTATAAGAAAGTATACTTTTATACCCCTCTATCATTGAAGGATGATCATCTACCATGAAAATGTTAATTGTTTTTGAGCTCATAATATTACTTTTATTTTATTGGTATTTTTAAAAACAGAGTTGTTCCTTTCCCTATTTCTGATTCAATATTTAATTCACCGTTAACAGCAGTCGATCGTTGAAGCATATTTTTAATTCCAATACCTTTTTTAGCTTTGCTTACATTAAACCCATCTCCATCATCTCTTATTTGTAAAGTTACAATTTTTTCTTGTTTTACAATACTAACGTTTATAGTTTTAGCATTAGCATATTTATTACAATTATTTAGTGCTTCTTGCAATATTCTATAAATATGCATTTTTATTTCTACATCAAAAGTATCCCACTGAACTTCTTTATCGATACTATAAGTACAATCCGGAGAATAAAGATTCTGTTGATCTATTAATAATTCGGTAAGTATACTTTTAAAATTACTTTTTTCAGAGAATACATCATTACTAAGCTCGTGTGCAATTGCTCTAACTTCTTTTTCTATATTTTGAATTTCATTTACATGTCCAATACATTTTTGAATGGTCTCCTCATCTGTTCTTCTTGTCAAAATATACAAATTTAATCTAGTACTTGCTAATTTATTCATGACTCCATCATGTAATTCTCTAGCGATTCTATTTTTTTCAACATGCTTTACCTCATCAAGCTTTACTTGTTGATCTAACATTAATTGATAAATTTCCTCATTGGTCTTTTGTTGGTCTTGGATTAATATCAGCTCTTTCTGTCTTGACCTCTGAAATAAAATTATATATAGTAACGCTACAAACAAAACGACTAGAACCGCAATAGTAATTATTCTTTTATTTTCACTCGAAATGACTTCATTTTCATGTATTATTTCATCAGTTTCGAATTCAATTCTTGCTAATTTATTTCGCGTTGCCCTTTCGAGATCATACAAACTATCGCTTAGTTTAATATACTTTTTTGCATAGTAAAGCCCTTTTTTTGGAATGATCTTTGTATATAAATCTAGTGTTTTTAATAAATCCTGATTATAACTTGACTTTAGAGCAAGTGCGTTAGCTTCATCATTTAATTCTAGT is a genomic window of Flavobacterium jumunjinense containing:
- a CDS encoding DUF3103 family protein gives rise to the protein MKTNFRKIASLLAISTFFFSCNNEPVVENESNESSYLSSDKIELAKYIANSIKSSSGINLFSNEKFKDQNEVLLTEVFNSLNMKNDEEFISEEIRKEGILECFVYNQEKMNSNFLNDLQILFVPIDDNVKKLEGVDINGNKIIVDALKPSDKPMLFIDQHGKFEFQKNMNSFNEELKKRGYDYKLTDNVANKSTAVDFNKIDAIKLADVEEPWFKGNPEIYAIVFNFDKNFNDPSVPPLRVLQMPYIKKKNVLYTPEQPFVFWNEHTRNAATMIIMEEDSGFDYATVINIVIKAIGTGVTIGTGDVVWTPFVVNTVTSVLDAIKGNWSKDSDDEIDQYYIIRKQNVNQLKKGASNNASITYSFETL
- a CDS encoding AAA family ATPase is translated as MEENTAALDIRAINEKIERESAFVDLLTMEMNKVIVGQKYMIERLLIGLLGQGHILLEGVPGLAKTLAINTLSQAVKGSFSRIQFTPDLLPADVVGTMIYSVKDNDFTIKKGPIFANFVLADEINRAPAKVQSALLEAMQEKQVTIGDESFKLDKPFLVMATQNPVEQEGTYPLPEAQMDRFMLKTVIDYPKMEDERMIIRQNLAGEYAKVNPVVSVEQIIRAQQAVREVYMDEKIEKYILDIVFATRYPEKYKLENLKPLISFGASPRGSINLAVAAKCYAFIKRRGYVVPEDVRAVVHDVLRHRIGITYEAEAENITSVDIINKIVNEVEVP
- a CDS encoding ATP-binding protein; the encoded protein is MLNKRLLIKNLLAHNDENSFYDKKRQLNLHSKEGKAKFLKHICALSNSNPANNSYIVVGVEDENNEIVGDDFFDDSKIQNLVNAYLENPPKIQYENIPFPNLPLNKVIGLVTIMPKSKTSRFKKGIHTIIANTIFIRIGSNSTPTEEKVRFSKTNIETLISIENNSRNSIKHTLDGVLDFINNRHKDLHSDYNVFKELFVVCWAGNKKKVRDKTFYSRVDIELINEQIKLFYSTQDDVTIDYDETSFVITEYIALGINDKTSYYPLEKVTITFFDNGYYKIDSEMIFTPPLYNKRILHHIYNSTISLIKKLENNTSLSKRELKDVENISSTLMICYWNGFDDAKTRLINTKNHLKRHNSSEAYTSFKETMRILRKMKYN
- a CDS encoding DUF58 domain-containing protein; amino-acid sequence: MDTKEILKKVRKIEIKTRRLSNHIFSGEYHTSFKGRGMTFSEVRQYQYGDDVRAIDWNVTARYNEPYVKVFEEERELTMMLMVDCSGSESFGTTNQFKSEIVTEIAATLAFSSTQNNDKVGLILFSDSIELYIPPKKGKSHVLRIIRELIEFKPKSKKTDLAQALKFLSSIMKKKAIVFLISDFMVKDYENTLKIASKKHDLTGIRVFDKREESIPNLGMVNMLDAETGSSFLVDTNSKSVRMNYEKYYKENVKYFTETFSKCGSGTVSSRVDENYVKKLLGYFKARN
- a CDS encoding response regulator; amino-acid sequence: MSSKTINIFMVDDHPSMIEGYKSILSYNELGYKINVTPAFDCETAYKRMSQSEDIYEFDMIFLDLSLPPYEVANMNSGQDLALFARKKYPFAKIVMLTSHAEAFILFDIQKTIDPDGLLVKSDFTADEFLKAFEVIINKEKYVSKTVNESIQEMLAVRNNVFLDESNRTIISLLAQGVLSKNLPNYVNLAQSSIDKRKAQIKDYFCVKGGSDEDIVREAKKHGFV
- a CDS encoding tetratricopeptide repeat-containing sensor histidine kinase, producing the protein MKFSDSAYAELQQKSNDSTLRRNHFKVANRYFSLYELEKYKTVTQEALELGKSSKDSSTIAKALYYLGDYHFEKARNDSAYWYYNKAEKIYLKIDDKVNLINTILYKAYILLYEKDFMGSETATIKALDLSNEINDDVLIYECYVNLGSCLLGLDNYDRALYYHSKALIQIDKLKKNPFYDIFKAQTFNNLGLVYLKNKQYEKAIENFSKGLAVKNLIRLHPTVYSALMDNLGYSKFKLERIDAYEDFNKSLLIRDSIGNIAGIIRSKIHLSEYYLTKGNIAKALELNDEANALALKSSYNQDLLKTLDLYTKIIPKKGLYYAKKYIKLSDSLYDLERATRNKLARIEFETDEIIHENEVISSENKRIITIAVLVVLFVALLYIILFQRSRQKELILIQDQQKTNEEIYQLMLDQQVKLDEVKHVEKNRIARELHDGVMNKLASTRLNLYILTRRTDEETIQKCIGHVNEIQNIEKEVRAIAHELSNDVFSEKSNFKSILTELLIDQQNLYSPDCTYSIDKEVQWDTFDVEIKMHIYRILQEALNNCNKYANAKTINVSIVKQEKIVTLQIRDDGDGFNVSKAKKGIGIKNMLQRSTAVNGELNIESEIGKGTTLFLKIPIK
- a CDS encoding BatD family protein gives rise to the protein MLKKIHILFYLFISSFAFSQSIQSNIDSTQIKIGSQFNLTIKAKVTKKDKVTFPESPFFGQLEVLESYPIDSIKNNNELELIKKYGLTQFDSGRYVIPPLQVIINKKTIRTDSFAIVVNNIVVDTLKQQMYDIKEIISVEKPADYFWIYVLLGIIGILLLGLLLYFLIKKYQVKKNKKEDIVYASPIEKALSHLKILEEKELWQKGDTKTYYSELTDIARNYLEESVNIPAMESTSNELYEILRVTVRDKRIKLSQDALDKFKRVMSNADLVKFAKSKPLDFEIENDKKMINSFLMSIDKAIPRTEEETVGLFTEELKRKSERAQKSKRILIPLSVVFFLLVIGGVFVGVSKGTDYVRENWLGHNAKSLLNEEWVTSEYGDPAIVISTPKVLERISDERIQNNLPEHVRANAKFMYGSILDNFSIVLNTTAFKDTTVVDLDLALEDGLRQLELLGAKNISHKEEDYEDAKGLTGKKVYGTFIVGNPTEGEEQKMNYEFIVFAQAGGAQELFVVYKEEDEYAREIMERVMHSVELKNTSGK